In Acaryochloris marina S15, a single genomic region encodes these proteins:
- the typA gene encoding translational GTPase TypA — translation MTLLPIRNVAIIAHVDHGKTTLVDALLKQAGTFREGEDVPDCVMDSNDLERERGITILSKNTAVTYKETLINIVDTPGHADFGGEVERVLGMVDGCLLIVDANEGPMPQTRFVLKKALEKGLRPIVLVNKIDRPQADPHGSVDKVLDLFIELGADDDQCDFPYLFASGLDGYAKEDLDAPGEDMKPLFESFLHHVPPPVGDPEKPLQLQVTTLDYSDYLGRIVIGKIHNGTINMGQQAALINEHGEMVKAKVSKLMGFEGLRRVELATASAGNLVAVSGFANANIGETITCPNEPQPLPLIKVDEPTLQMTFCVNDSPFAGLEGDFVTSRQIRDRLMRELETNVALRVEETDSPDRFAVSGRGELHLGILIETMRREGYEFQVSQPQVIYREVNGQPCEPYEYLVLDVPEEAVGGCIERLGQRRGEMQDMQVSSGRTQLEFVIPARGLIGFRGEFMRLTRGDGIMNHSFLEYREMAGDISSRRNGVIIAFEEGTATFYALKNAEDRGSFFIEPGVKVYKGMIVGEHNRPQNLDLNVSKTKHLTNHRSSTGDELVQLQAPVDMSLERALEYIGPDELVEVTPKSVRLRKLEKKKLAKR, via the coding sequence ATGACGCTCCTTCCCATTCGTAACGTCGCCATTATTGCCCACGTTGATCACGGCAAAACGACCCTTGTCGATGCCCTACTGAAGCAAGCCGGCACCTTTCGTGAAGGAGAGGACGTTCCTGATTGCGTAATGGATTCTAACGATCTAGAGCGGGAACGAGGTATTACCATTCTGTCCAAAAATACAGCGGTTACCTACAAAGAGACCCTGATTAATATTGTGGATACCCCAGGTCACGCCGACTTTGGCGGGGAAGTTGAACGGGTGTTGGGAATGGTGGATGGCTGTCTGCTAATTGTAGATGCCAACGAAGGCCCCATGCCCCAAACGCGGTTTGTGTTGAAAAAAGCCCTGGAAAAAGGCTTACGACCGATTGTGTTGGTGAATAAGATTGACCGCCCCCAAGCCGACCCTCATGGATCAGTAGACAAAGTCTTGGATCTATTTATTGAACTGGGTGCGGATGATGATCAGTGCGATTTCCCTTATCTGTTTGCATCTGGCTTGGATGGTTATGCCAAGGAAGATTTAGATGCGCCAGGGGAGGATATGAAACCCCTGTTTGAGTCTTTCCTACACCATGTTCCACCCCCAGTAGGAGATCCTGAGAAGCCTTTGCAACTGCAGGTAACCACCCTGGACTATTCCGATTATTTAGGCCGAATTGTGATTGGCAAAATTCACAATGGCACGATTAATATGGGGCAGCAAGCTGCTTTGATCAATGAACATGGCGAGATGGTCAAAGCTAAAGTCAGCAAATTGATGGGCTTTGAAGGTTTACGGAGAGTTGAGTTAGCAACTGCTTCTGCGGGTAACTTGGTTGCGGTCTCAGGTTTTGCCAACGCCAATATCGGTGAAACCATTACCTGTCCCAACGAACCCCAGCCGCTTCCCCTCATTAAGGTGGATGAACCTACCCTGCAAATGACCTTCTGCGTCAACGACTCTCCCTTTGCTGGCTTGGAAGGAGATTTCGTAACCTCAAGACAAATTCGTGATCGCTTGATGCGCGAGCTGGAAACCAACGTAGCGTTGCGAGTAGAAGAAACAGACTCCCCAGATCGGTTTGCTGTTTCCGGTCGAGGTGAGTTGCACTTAGGTATCTTGATTGAAACCATGCGCCGAGAAGGCTATGAGTTTCAAGTGTCCCAGCCCCAGGTGATTTATCGAGAAGTGAATGGTCAGCCCTGTGAACCCTATGAGTATCTAGTGCTAGACGTTCCTGAAGAGGCCGTGGGTGGCTGTATCGAACGCTTGGGACAACGCCGTGGTGAAATGCAGGATATGCAGGTTAGCAGTGGCCGCACCCAACTCGAATTTGTGATTCCAGCCCGTGGCTTAATCGGGTTTAGAGGCGAGTTTATGCGCCTCACTCGCGGAGATGGCATTATGAACCACAGCTTCTTGGAGTACCGAGAAATGGCTGGAGATATTTCATCTCGACGGAATGGTGTGATTATTGCCTTTGAGGAAGGAACCGCTACCTTCTATGCCCTTAAAAATGCTGAAGATCGTGGATCTTTCTTTATTGAGCCAGGTGTCAAAGTCTACAAGGGCATGATTGTGGGTGAGCATAACCGTCCCCAGAATCTGGACCTCAATGTTAGCAAAACTAAGCACCTCACCAACCACCGCAGTTCTACGGGCGATGAATTAGTGCAGTTGCAGGCTCCTGTCGATATGAGTTTAGAGCGGGCACTAGAATATATCGGTCCTGATGAACTGGTAGAAGTGACTCCTAAGTCTGTGCGTTTACGGAAACTAGAGAAGAAAAAGCTCGCCAAGCGCTAA
- a CDS encoding GAF domain-containing hybrid sensor histidine kinase/response regulator, with translation MASRYVNPSTTTGVTPAELTLFNRLTTPVWIFDIEQMRMWWANTAALGLWNADSLEELLNRDWSDYSEATEIRLQSYLDKFQQGESITEQWTFYPKGGAAVSVRCIFSGIAIESGRLAMLSEGISDALEQVDVDSLCSLEALRHTTVMISLYDLEGQAILQNPAALQCYGDEVRQESEPTFARRFKDPGLANLAMVAVKAGDVFSVEVQVQTLQGMEWHGIDVRGTQNPRTGELAILVNESNISDRKRAEIALNQLLRQEQQRTFEQLQQTQTDLHASQRLLQLILDTIPQAIFWKDRQSTYLGCNLAFAADAGLSAPHQIVGLTDYDLPWSQEEADWYRQCDRKIMNRNEPEDRIIETQIQADGHQIWLETSKLPLLNSEQAVVGILGLYEDITEREQSKEALQLILEGTATKVGEAFFRTCTRALADTLNVRYAMITELVGIAQDRVHTLAFWQGDSFGENFEYPLEETPCREVLAGKACIYKDSVQQYFPNDADLVTLDAESYYGIPILNISGQTLGHIAVLDTAPLKDVSQYEMILQIFAARAASEIERQQAQQALEQQLYNANLLSQITRDIRQSLDASKILDTAVHHIGQIFKVSRCHIHTYTHHPTPRLQVVAEYMATDMPSLIGQDIPVLNTPYMQQLLSLDQAIPSTHVDTDTTLNELRPLLTQAGLLSILSIRTSYLDEANGVIVLSQCDRTRAWTPEEISLLETVASQVGIALAQSHLLEREKHQRQQLIQNYRQLQQEIKERQQAEQELELSKYSLDKAKDSIYLLDSSGKFLYANDRACQQLEYSRTEILTKWFGDIAPWIPPQKLELLLKDIRDNQSLTFEGIHRTKSGHIIPVEITSTYFQFQGKDRFSAVSRDITERKQAALALERQIQREMLLRNLTADIRQSLDTQQIFTTAVQMIGEVFNVNRCHIHSYTAEPAEEFPIVAEYLQPGCDSMWGINIPVHGVAHVQQMLSQEKALLTSNVYTDPLIYPSLDSRSIQLKSILAVRTSYQGQPNGAIVLQHCQQKFKRQDFLQLPIPEQNDMLRQWTSDEVELIEALANQVGIALAHAKLLEQEKQQSQKLSEQNHELLVAKREAESANQAKSEFLANMSHELRTPLNGILGYAQILQRSTSLSPKDHKGIQVMRQCGQHLLTLIEDLLDLSKIEAQRMELHPESFHFPEFLTGITELCKIKAQQKGIELITQFAPNLPGGIYADQQRLRQILLNILGNAVKFTDKGSVSFKVTLATASPPQIDQEDDSTPGGNIQPIVFQVSDTGIGIVAQELAKIFLPFEQVGHPDRYHQGTGLGLAISHNLTAMMGGKLSVVSQPNEGSIFSFTLALPVVQPDALALALETYENITGYRGHLRTILIVDDHLDTCAGMIELLNDLGFTTMTAINGQDGIKVAIDHQPDLVISDLMMPHMDGCALTQAIRQHPSTTDIPVLMSSASAYGPDQSRSLAAGCNDFIAKPLQMGELIQKLQHHLNLKWVTTDKAHRGDLQTNSLHPPSMQPNIVCPPRVELERLLVMANKGSVFEITDEISDIQAINSQYKGFCQKIIDWAENFEITKIQEYLHQKLN, from the coding sequence ATGGCTAGTCGTTACGTGAATCCTTCGACAACTACAGGCGTTACCCCTGCCGAGCTGACCTTGTTTAATCGGCTGACGACTCCTGTCTGGATCTTTGATATTGAGCAGATGCGGATGTGGTGGGCCAATACGGCAGCACTTGGGTTATGGAATGCCGATAGTTTAGAGGAACTACTCAATCGAGATTGGAGTGATTATTCAGAAGCAACCGAGATTCGATTACAGTCCTATCTTGATAAGTTTCAACAGGGAGAGTCCATCACAGAGCAATGGACTTTTTATCCCAAAGGTGGCGCTGCGGTTTCCGTTCGCTGCATTTTTTCAGGCATTGCCATTGAATCGGGCCGACTGGCAATGTTATCCGAAGGCATCTCCGACGCTTTAGAACAGGTGGATGTCGATAGTCTCTGTTCTTTAGAAGCCCTGCGCCATACCACGGTCATGATCTCCCTCTATGATCTAGAGGGGCAAGCCATTCTCCAAAATCCTGCGGCCTTGCAATGCTATGGAGATGAAGTCCGTCAGGAATCAGAGCCGACGTTTGCGCGTCGGTTTAAAGATCCCGGCCTCGCTAATCTAGCCATGGTTGCGGTTAAAGCTGGGGATGTTTTCAGTGTTGAAGTCCAGGTCCAAACCCTGCAGGGCATGGAATGGCATGGAATTGACGTGCGCGGTACGCAAAATCCCCGCACAGGAGAGCTGGCAATTCTCGTCAATGAAAGCAATATTAGCGATCGTAAACGAGCAGAAATTGCCCTTAATCAACTCTTACGACAAGAACAACAACGCACTTTTGAACAGCTCCAACAAACCCAAACGGATCTCCACGCATCTCAACGTTTGTTGCAATTAATTTTGGATACGATTCCTCAAGCCATCTTTTGGAAAGATCGACAGTCCACCTATCTGGGGTGCAACCTCGCCTTTGCTGCAGATGCTGGACTATCGGCCCCCCACCAGATTGTGGGATTAACGGACTATGATTTGCCCTGGTCCCAGGAAGAGGCGGATTGGTATCGACAGTGCGATCGCAAAATCATGAACAGAAATGAGCCAGAAGATCGAATCATCGAGACCCAAATCCAAGCAGATGGTCATCAAATTTGGCTAGAAACTAGCAAACTTCCCCTCCTCAACAGTGAACAAGCAGTCGTTGGCATCTTGGGACTGTATGAAGACATCACTGAACGTGAACAATCCAAAGAAGCCTTACAACTGATTTTAGAAGGGACTGCCACAAAGGTAGGTGAAGCCTTCTTTCGCACCTGCACACGGGCCTTAGCCGACACCTTAAATGTACGCTATGCCATGATTACAGAGTTAGTCGGTATAGCCCAAGATCGCGTCCACACTCTGGCCTTCTGGCAGGGGGATTCCTTTGGCGAGAATTTCGAATATCCCTTAGAAGAAACACCCTGCAGAGAAGTGCTTGCCGGAAAAGCCTGCATCTATAAAGACTCCGTTCAGCAATATTTTCCCAATGACGCCGATCTAGTGACCCTGGATGCAGAAAGCTATTATGGCATTCCCATTTTGAATATTTCAGGTCAGACTTTGGGGCATATCGCAGTTTTGGATACTGCTCCACTCAAAGACGTATCCCAATATGAAATGATCTTGCAGATTTTTGCTGCCCGGGCAGCATCAGAAATTGAACGTCAGCAAGCTCAGCAAGCCCTGGAACAACAGCTCTACAACGCCAATCTCCTCAGCCAAATCACACGAGATATCCGTCAGAGCCTAGATGCTTCAAAGATACTTGACACCGCTGTTCATCATATTGGCCAGATTTTCAAGGTGAGTCGCTGTCATATCCACACCTATACCCACCATCCCACTCCCCGATTGCAAGTAGTCGCAGAATATATGGCCACGGATATGCCATCCCTGATCGGTCAGGATATTCCCGTCCTCAATACGCCTTACATGCAACAACTGTTGTCCCTCGATCAGGCCATTCCGTCTACCCATGTGGACACTGATACCACTTTAAATGAGTTGCGTCCCCTCCTTACCCAAGCAGGACTTCTCTCTATTCTGTCAATTCGAACCTCTTACTTGGATGAAGCCAATGGCGTGATTGTCCTGAGCCAATGCGATCGCACTCGTGCTTGGACCCCCGAAGAAATCAGCCTGCTCGAAACGGTCGCCAGTCAGGTGGGCATCGCTCTTGCCCAATCCCACTTACTGGAACGAGAAAAGCACCAGCGCCAGCAATTGATCCAAAATTACCGCCAGCTACAGCAAGAGATCAAAGAGCGGCAACAAGCAGAACAAGAACTGGAACTTTCAAAATATAGCCTTGATAAAGCCAAAGATAGCATTTACCTCCTGGACTCAAGCGGGAAATTCCTCTATGCCAACGATCGAGCCTGTCAACAGTTAGAGTATTCTCGAACCGAAATTTTAACAAAGTGGTTTGGAGATATTGCCCCTTGGATACCCCCTCAGAAGCTTGAGTTGCTATTAAAAGACATTAGGGACAATCAATCCCTCACCTTTGAAGGGATTCACAGAACCAAATCGGGTCACATTATTCCGGTAGAAATAACATCCACCTACTTTCAGTTCCAGGGAAAAGACCGCTTCAGTGCCGTCTCACGCGATATCACGGAGCGCAAACAAGCCGCCCTAGCCTTAGAACGGCAGATTCAGCGAGAAATGCTGTTACGGAATCTCACTGCTGATATCCGTCAGAGTCTTGATACCCAGCAAATCTTCACCACTGCCGTGCAAATGATCGGTGAAGTATTTAATGTCAATCGTTGCCATATTCATAGCTATACAGCAGAGCCTGCAGAAGAATTTCCGATTGTCGCTGAATATCTTCAACCGGGTTGTGATTCCATGTGGGGAATTAACATACCAGTCCATGGCGTGGCCCATGTCCAGCAGATGCTCTCGCAAGAAAAAGCGCTGTTGACGTCTAATGTTTATACGGATCCGCTCATTTACCCTTCCCTAGATAGTCGCTCTATTCAACTCAAGTCCATCCTTGCCGTGCGCACATCCTATCAAGGGCAACCTAACGGCGCCATTGTGCTACAGCATTGTCAGCAGAAATTTAAACGTCAAGACTTTTTGCAGCTACCCATCCCAGAGCAGAACGACATGCTGCGTCAATGGACATCAGATGAAGTTGAACTCATCGAAGCCTTGGCCAACCAAGTGGGAATCGCATTAGCCCATGCCAAATTATTGGAGCAAGAAAAACAGCAAAGCCAGAAGCTATCCGAGCAAAATCACGAGTTATTAGTAGCCAAGCGGGAAGCTGAATCTGCTAACCAAGCAAAAAGTGAATTTCTAGCCAATATGAGCCATGAACTGCGCACTCCTTTGAATGGCATTCTGGGCTATGCCCAAATTTTACAGCGGTCGACATCCCTCAGCCCCAAAGACCACAAGGGAATTCAGGTGATGCGCCAATGTGGTCAGCATTTGTTAACCCTCATTGAAGATTTACTAGACCTATCAAAGATTGAAGCGCAACGGATGGAGCTGCATCCTGAATCGTTCCATTTTCCTGAGTTTCTGACCGGTATTACAGAACTCTGCAAAATTAAGGCACAACAGAAAGGCATCGAACTCATCACGCAGTTTGCCCCCAATCTACCTGGTGGCATTTATGCAGATCAACAGCGATTACGGCAAATTTTGCTCAATATCCTCGGCAATGCGGTGAAATTTACCGACAAAGGGAGTGTTAGCTTCAAAGTAACCTTAGCCACTGCTTCTCCCCCACAAATCGATCAAGAAGACGATTCTACCCCTGGAGGAAACATCCAACCCATCGTTTTTCAAGTTAGTGACACCGGTATTGGCATTGTCGCTCAGGAACTCGCTAAAATATTTCTCCCCTTTGAACAAGTTGGTCATCCTGATCGATACCATCAAGGCACAGGATTAGGGTTAGCGATTAGTCATAACTTGACTGCAATGATGGGGGGCAAATTATCAGTTGTTAGCCAACCCAATGAAGGCAGTATCTTTTCTTTTACCCTCGCTCTCCCCGTAGTTCAACCCGATGCACTGGCTTTGGCTCTGGAGACCTATGAAAACATAACGGGCTACCGTGGACATCTCCGCACCATCTTGATCGTCGACGATCATTTGGATACTTGTGCCGGAATGATTGAGTTACTGAATGACTTAGGGTTTACGACGATGACTGCCATAAACGGTCAAGATGGAATCAAGGTTGCCATTGATCACCAACCTGACCTAGTGATTTCTGATCTAATGATGCCTCATATGGATGGTTGTGCTTTGACTCAAGCCATTCGTCAACATCCCTCGACAACGGATATTCCCGTGCTCATGTCTTCGGCCAGTGCTTATGGGCCGGATCAATCCCGTAGTTTAGCCGCAGGTTGCAACGACTTTATTGCTAAGCCCTTACAGATGGGTGAGTTAATCCAGAAATTGCAGCATCACTTAAACCTAAAATGGGTGACTACAGATAAGGCTCATAGGGGTGATTTGCAAACAAATAGCCTCCATCCTCCTTCAATGCAACCCAATATAGTCTGTCCTCCTCGGGTAGAGTTGGAAAGACTCTTGGTTATGGCAAATAAAGGGAGTGTGTTTGAAATTACTGATGAAATATCTGATATTCAGGCAATTAATTCACAATACAAAGGTTTCTGCCAGAAAATTATAGATTGGGCTGAAAACTTTGAAATCACTAAAATCCAAGAATACTTACATCAAAAGCTGAATTAA
- a CDS encoding diguanylate cyclase domain-containing protein produces MPDSPKTSNILIVDDVPTNLTILAQTLRDQGFTVWVATSGNAALKQLAHGLPDLILLDIQMPGMDGLETCTKLKADLRTQDIPVIFMSALSEQANKVEGLSLGAVDYITKPFQEAEVLARVKVHLSIRELTQNLQREIEERKRVEAELAKANASLHRLAHIDGLTQVANRYRFDQDMEQVWRRLQRDNEPLSLILCDVDYFKLFNDRYGHQVGDDCLRQVAHAIQQAVHRPDDLVARYGGEEFAIVLPSTHAQGAEQVALGILNKVSELDIPHEVSSVSPQITLSLGIATVIPQSDQSLDDLIELTDKALYRAKEEGRNTYCHHDCSQSPPSLSCSPSPLSLR; encoded by the coding sequence ATGCCTGATTCCCCTAAAACTTCAAATATTCTCATTGTTGATGATGTCCCAACCAATCTGACAATTTTGGCTCAGACTCTAAGGGATCAGGGGTTTACAGTTTGGGTCGCCACCAGTGGAAATGCAGCCTTAAAGCAATTAGCTCACGGTTTACCCGATTTAATTTTGTTAGACATCCAAATGCCGGGAATGGATGGCTTAGAAACTTGTACAAAATTAAAAGCAGATCTTCGTACCCAAGATATTCCCGTTATTTTTATGTCGGCTCTCAGTGAGCAAGCGAATAAAGTTGAAGGGTTATCCTTAGGAGCGGTTGATTATATTACCAAGCCTTTCCAGGAAGCAGAAGTCCTGGCGAGAGTGAAAGTGCATTTGAGCATTCGAGAACTGACCCAAAATCTGCAGAGAGAAATCGAAGAGCGTAAACGGGTTGAAGCTGAACTCGCAAAGGCCAATGCCTCTTTACATCGTCTGGCCCATATTGATGGCTTAACCCAAGTGGCCAATCGCTATCGCTTTGACCAAGATATGGAGCAAGTTTGGCGACGACTCCAGCGAGATAATGAGCCCCTATCGTTAATCTTATGCGACGTAGATTATTTCAAACTGTTTAACGATCGCTATGGCCATCAAGTTGGAGATGACTGCTTACGGCAAGTCGCCCATGCCATCCAGCAGGCCGTCCATCGCCCGGATGATCTGGTAGCTCGCTATGGTGGAGAAGAATTTGCGATTGTTCTACCCTCAACCCATGCCCAAGGAGCAGAACAAGTTGCCCTGGGAATCCTCAATAAAGTTTCAGAACTCGATATCCCCCATGAGGTGTCCAGTGTTAGCCCCCAGATTACGCTGAGTTTGGGCATTGCAACCGTTATCCCTCAATCTGATCAGTCCTTAGATGACTTAATTGAGCTGACAGACAAAGCGCTATATCGGGCCAAGGAAGAAGGCAGAAATACTTATTGTCACCATGACTGTTCACAATCTCCTCCTTCTCTAAGCTGCTCGCCCTCCCCCCTAAGCCTCCGTTAA
- a CDS encoding secondary thiamine-phosphate synthase enzyme YjbQ, with the protein MVIVHEILDLETDQGIGIYNLSPQIQGFITTSSVQNGQVLICSRHTTTALAINEYEERLLEDIKVYLHKLAPTNQRYLHNDLHLRDVPSDEPENAHSHLMAITLSSSEVVPIVAGQLALGTYQSVLLFELDGPRQRTVFLQISGE; encoded by the coding sequence ATGGTGATTGTGCATGAGATTCTTGATCTTGAAACCGATCAAGGGATTGGCATTTATAATCTATCCCCTCAAATTCAAGGGTTTATTACTACTAGCTCAGTTCAAAATGGCCAAGTCTTAATCTGTTCTCGCCATACCACTACTGCCTTAGCCATCAACGAGTATGAAGAGCGACTATTAGAAGACATCAAGGTCTATTTGCATAAACTGGCACCTACCAACCAACGATACCTGCACAACGATCTACACCTGAGGGACGTGCCATCAGATGAACCTGAAAATGCTCATTCCCACCTGATGGCCATTACCCTCTCCTCCAGTGAAGTGGTTCCTATTGTCGCGGGCCAATTGGCTTTAGGGACGTATCAATCAGTCCTGTTGTTTGAACTAGATGGCCCTCGCCAAAGAACTGTATTTCTACAAATTTCTGGAGAGTAA
- a CDS encoding Fe(3+) ABC transporter substrate-binding protein: protein MIFNLSKIALITSVGFFSITVLGGCTNTQTGSEEKIVRVYSARHYDTDQALYKDFTKQTGIEVKLLESKDNELLERIKNEASNPQADVLITVDAGRLWRAEQANLLQSISSKQLDDKIPENLRHPDGLWFGLTKRVRMLIYNKAKVKPEELSTYEALAEPAWEKRVCVRSSNNIYNQSLLGSFIESKGEAETEQWAKDLVANFARPPKGGDVDQIKAVAAGQCDVAIVNHYYVARLAQSENSKNRAIIEKVGVFFPNQEDRGTHVNISGAGVVADAPHKEHAIAFMEYLTSPEAQKVFAEANNEYPAVIGVDVSPALKEYGEFKSDTINVSAYGRNNPEATKIADRAGWQ from the coding sequence ATGATCTTCAATCTCTCTAAAATCGCCCTGATCACTTCGGTGGGCTTTTTCTCTATTACCGTTTTGGGCGGATGTACCAACACTCAGACAGGCAGTGAAGAAAAAATTGTCAGGGTATATTCTGCACGGCATTATGATACTGATCAGGCCCTATATAAGGATTTCACAAAGCAAACGGGGATTGAAGTCAAGCTTTTAGAGAGTAAGGATAATGAGCTTTTAGAACGAATCAAAAATGAAGCCAGCAACCCCCAAGCGGATGTGTTGATTACCGTAGATGCAGGTCGATTATGGCGAGCAGAACAGGCCAACTTATTGCAAAGTATTTCTTCTAAGCAGCTGGATGACAAAATTCCAGAAAATCTCCGTCATCCAGATGGTCTTTGGTTTGGACTGACTAAGCGGGTGCGGATGTTGATATACAACAAAGCTAAGGTCAAGCCAGAAGAGCTTTCCACCTATGAAGCATTGGCAGAACCAGCTTGGGAAAAGAGAGTGTGCGTTCGAAGCTCCAACAATATTTATAACCAATCTCTTCTAGGATCATTTATTGAATCCAAAGGGGAAGCAGAAACAGAGCAATGGGCCAAAGATTTAGTCGCTAACTTTGCTCGTCCTCCCAAGGGTGGGGATGTTGATCAAATTAAGGCTGTGGCGGCAGGTCAATGTGATGTAGCTATTGTGAATCACTACTATGTAGCCCGTTTAGCCCAATCTGAGAATTCTAAGAATAGAGCCATTATTGAGAAGGTAGGGGTCTTTTTCCCTAACCAGGAAGATAGAGGGACCCATGTCAATATCAGTGGGGCAGGTGTAGTGGCTGATGCGCCCCATAAGGAACATGCGATCGCATTTATGGAATACCTCACTAGCCCTGAAGCCCAGAAAGTTTTTGCAGAAGCGAATAACGAATATCCGGCAGTGATCGGAGTGGATGTTTCACCAGCCTTGAAAGAGTATGGCGAGTTTAAATCCGATACCATCAACGTCAGCGCCTATGGACGAAATAATCCAGAAGCAACCAAAATAGCTGATCGCGCGGGATGGCAGTAA
- a CDS encoding mechanosensitive ion channel family protein, which produces MIINRFFAWVARIIRDFSCRRLWRWCCFALITASLILLSHPHTDTVVAQTLDSEKVEVDGIPLFELSSSKAFPAEDRARKVNQSLQSLVSKSTQATVIVDVSDDLPVLKVEVGAKQPLYLLTVNSQDAKWSTPEVTARTWQKKLQQAIDRGQEERGNPWRLIAIGSLCLLLALIAHWGIGWFWRQKLFTLLPRATVDPTTGDQPQSLRFLLKVIFYCLRLALWVGTIGFICGLFPWTRNGIYLIINALVQTFSTPFIPAGGKSYSVLDVALLLVLLAGLMNLAKTVQHLLRSRVLGATGLNRGAQEAVAFVANYVLLFIGAMVLFQLWGFDLSSLTVFASVLGVGIGLGLQGFAKNFISGMVLIFEQPIKVGDFVKVGDYQGTVERINVRSTEIRTLDQVSIIVPNADFLESEVVNWDHGSSISRLQIPVGVAYGTNPKQVREALMDAVADYGSVRKDPPPRVFFTEFGDNSLNFLLLIWIDEPEKQFAIKSDLNFRIETILRHREIEIPFPQRDLHLRSGKLPLDLPEELVTSFTQLTQNLEVWLQKQSVNGISSEIHAADNTNSTHQDDGAS; this is translated from the coding sequence ATGATCATCAACCGATTCTTCGCCTGGGTAGCCCGAATTATTAGGGATTTTTCTTGTCGGCGCTTGTGGCGTTGGTGCTGTTTTGCCCTGATTACGGCAAGCTTAATTCTCTTAAGCCATCCCCATACGGATACCGTTGTGGCTCAAACCCTTGATTCCGAGAAGGTGGAAGTTGATGGTATTCCATTATTTGAATTGAGTTCGTCTAAAGCATTTCCGGCGGAAGACAGAGCTAGAAAGGTCAACCAAAGCTTGCAAAGTCTGGTGAGTAAATCAACCCAGGCAACGGTCATTGTGGATGTCTCTGATGATTTACCCGTGTTGAAAGTCGAAGTGGGTGCTAAACAGCCCTTGTATTTATTGACGGTGAATAGTCAGGATGCCAAGTGGTCTACTCCAGAAGTGACGGCCAGAACTTGGCAAAAGAAATTGCAGCAGGCGATTGATCGGGGGCAGGAGGAACGGGGAAATCCCTGGCGGCTAATCGCCATCGGCTCGCTGTGTTTGCTATTGGCACTCATCGCTCATTGGGGAATAGGGTGGTTTTGGCGTCAGAAGTTATTCACGCTTTTACCTCGGGCAACGGTTGATCCGACCACGGGAGATCAGCCCCAAAGTCTCAGATTTCTCCTCAAAGTCATTTTCTACTGTTTGCGGCTAGCGCTGTGGGTGGGCACGATTGGCTTTATCTGTGGTTTATTCCCCTGGACCCGCAATGGCATCTACTTAATCATCAACGCTCTAGTTCAAACCTTTTCCACTCCGTTTATTCCGGCCGGTGGGAAGTCTTACTCTGTTTTGGATGTTGCTCTGCTTCTAGTTCTACTGGCAGGGCTAATGAACCTAGCTAAAACCGTGCAGCATTTGTTGCGATCGCGGGTATTAGGTGCCACGGGATTGAATCGAGGTGCCCAAGAGGCTGTTGCTTTCGTTGCCAACTATGTCTTGCTGTTCATCGGGGCAATGGTGTTATTTCAGCTTTGGGGATTTGATCTGAGTTCCTTAACAGTATTTGCCAGTGTTCTCGGTGTGGGGATTGGCTTAGGATTGCAAGGGTTTGCCAAGAATTTTATTAGTGGTATGGTCCTGATTTTTGAGCAGCCCATTAAGGTTGGGGACTTTGTGAAGGTAGGAGATTATCAAGGCACGGTAGAGCGTATCAATGTTCGTAGTACAGAGATTCGTACCCTTGACCAAGTCTCCATCATTGTTCCTAATGCAGATTTTTTGGAATCTGAGGTAGTGAATTGGGATCATGGCTCCTCCATATCTCGTTTACAAATTCCTGTGGGAGTTGCCTATGGTACTAACCCAAAACAGGTACGAGAAGCCCTGATGGATGCAGTTGCTGATTATGGTTCAGTTCGCAAAGATCCGCCGCCCCGAGTATTTTTCACTGAGTTTGGGGATAATTCTCTGAACTTCTTGTTATTGATTTGGATTGATGAGCCCGAAAAGCAATTTGCAATTAAAAGCGATCTTAATTTTCGGATTGAGACTATTCTGCGCCATCGAGAGATTGAGATTCCTTTTCCACAACGGGATCTCCACCTACGATCCGGCAAGCTACCCCTAGATCTACCAGAAGAATTAGTAACTTCCTTTACCCAGCTCACCCAAAATTTAGAAGTCTGGTTACAAAAGCAGTCTGTAAATGGAATATCTTCAGAAATTCATGCTGCTGACAATACGAATTCAACTCATCAAGATGATGGGGCTAGCTAG